One window of the Colletotrichum destructivum chromosome 4, complete sequence genome contains the following:
- a CDS encoding Putative zn(2)Cys(6) fungal-type DNA-binding domain-containing protein, whose protein sequence is MARKGSKKARTGCITCKIRKVKCDETKPSCNRCMATGRHCDGYQSPGGSSTRNLELRHYQPHQVFPSANGQREGRALQYFCQEAGPYLSGAVNPEFWPQLVMQFTVFDSATRHSVIAISSLAERLKYWDNKAEDLRLRDEVFALHHYNAAIRNLTAGTVELRLPAILLVCLLFTAIETLQSKQMAAIKHCKHGFELLQDTVTVTVYPWIREHLLPFFRRTTIIAFVHGDGPEDFPNLTGLEHPIPAGFSVYNDAQVMLDDVLSRTLQLVRRADAYRQHPGKQSPVPPELLAEQAGLNQSLSIWKALFDDYESRASWSLDTSGQDQGAEYMSKASRFVLLCRHESCRVWLNTAFGGDDYDYNKHLEAYEAMLDDVGITNPQVKAVFTGEAYFIIDVGYLPSISVVATKCWHLETRLKSLGMAPLPGLPRENLCLLAQAGDCNFPEVKDTFGHPTP, encoded by the exons ATGGCTCGAAAGGGTAGCAAGAAGGCCAGGACGGGATGTATCACCTGCAA GATCCGCAAGGTCAAGTGCGACGAGACGAAGCCGTCGTGCAACCGCTGCATGGCCACCGGCCGCCACTGTGACGGATACCAATCGCCGGGCggctcatcaacaaggaatCTGGAGCTCCGGCACTACCAGCCACACCAAGTGTTCCCCAGTGCAAACGGTCAAAGAGAAGGCCGGGCCTTGCAGTACTTCTGCCAGGAAGCCGGGCCGTACCTGTCGGGCGCCGTGAACCCCGAGTTTTGGCCCCAGTTGGTCATGCAGTTTACCGTGTTTGACTCTGCTACGCGACACTCCGTCATCGCTATCAGCTCCCTCGCAGAGAGGCTGAAGTACTGGGACAACAAGGCGGAGGATCTCCGCCTGCGAGACGAGGTTTTCGCTCTGCATCACTACAACGCCGCGATCCGCAACCTGACGGCCGGGACCGTCGAGCTGCGTCTGCCTGCGATCTTGCTTGTCTGCCTCCTGTTCACAGCCATCGAGACGCTCCAGTCGAAGCAGATGGCCGCCATCAAACACTGCAAGCATGGCTTTGAGCTCCTGCAGGATACggtcaccgtcaccgtctaTCCGTGGATAAGGGAGCATCTCCTCCCCTTTTTTAGACGAACAACCATCATCGCATTCGTACACGGCGACGGCCCTGAGGATTTCCCGAATCTGACGGGGTTGGAACACCCTATCCCTGCCGGGTTTTCCGTCTACAACGACGCCCAAGTCATGCTCGACGATGTCCTCAGTCGCACATTGCAACTTGTGCGGCGTGCCGATGCCTACCGCCAACACCCTGGGAAACAAAGCCCTGTGCCGCCCGAACTACTAGCTGAACAAGCCGGACTCAATCAATCGTTAAGCATCTGGAAGGCCCTGTTCGACGATTACGAATCTCGTGCCTCCTGGTCGCTAGACACCTCCGGTCAAGATCAAGGGGCGGAATACATGTCCAAGGCTTCCCGGTTCGTTCTTTTGTGCCGCCACGAGTCCTGTCGAGTCTGGCTCAATACGGCCTTTGGAGGAGATGACTACGACTACAACAAGCACCTTGAAGCGTACGAAGCCATGCTCGATGATGTGGGCATCACAAACCCCCAAGTCAAAGCAGTTTTCACAGGCGAGGCGTATTTCATCATCGACGTGGGATATCTGCCATCCATTTCTGTCGTCGCGACGAAGTGCTGGCACCTGGAAACTCGCTTGAAGTCTCTAGGCATGGCGCCACTTCCCGGCCTTCCACGAGAGAACCTTTGCCTGCTGGCCCAGGCCGGGGACTGCAATTTCCCGGAGGTAAAGGACACGTTCGGTCACCCAACGCCTTGA